A region of Acaryochloris sp. CCMEE 5410 DNA encodes the following proteins:
- a CDS encoding response regulator, with product MSKPFVLCIDDEDTVLESLKIELRKSIGQECIIETAQGGEEALEILEELLEDNFELAVAISDYIMPGRKGDEVLKEIHEKSPQTITVMLTAQESTLQPIVGYLGDHRTLLVIDDHRENRAVFQSLLAQLDFKIVEATNGEDGLRQLQACQPDAVILDLDRPVMDGFEFLQHLRNDPTWKAYRSTPVIVSSASVGQSDQQMALDKGGDAFLAKPVDAQALFQVLAEQMKLDWVFEDQLGESAELVPIAGEVVLPSRQILKTLLTFAQLDNINDLREHLDRLIEKDDRYFTFADPILQLAKQYRTEEIETLLQEYLALEQTNGE from the coding sequence ATGAGTAAGCCATTTGTCCTCTGTATTGATGATGAGGATACGGTACTTGAGTCTTTAAAGATCGAGTTGCGCAAATCCATCGGTCAAGAATGCATCATCGAAACCGCTCAGGGAGGGGAAGAAGCACTAGAAATTCTAGAAGAACTCCTGGAAGATAATTTTGAGCTGGCAGTAGCCATCTCGGATTACATCATGCCGGGAAGAAAAGGAGATGAAGTCCTCAAGGAAATTCATGAGAAGTCACCCCAAACAATCACGGTAATGTTGACAGCTCAAGAATCGACTCTCCAGCCAATTGTTGGCTATCTAGGGGATCATCGCACCTTGCTAGTCATTGATGATCATAGGGAGAACCGGGCTGTATTTCAAAGCTTGTTGGCCCAGCTAGATTTCAAGATTGTGGAAGCAACTAATGGCGAGGATGGCCTTAGACAACTCCAGGCGTGTCAGCCCGATGCGGTAATCCTAGACTTAGACAGGCCCGTGATGGATGGCTTTGAATTTTTACAGCACCTCCGCAACGATCCAACCTGGAAAGCCTATCGATCAACACCCGTGATTGTTTCCTCTGCTTCTGTGGGGCAATCCGATCAGCAAATGGCATTAGACAAAGGGGGGGATGCTTTCCTGGCTAAACCCGTTGATGCCCAGGCCTTATTCCAGGTACTTGCCGAGCAGATGAAGTTGGATTGGGTATTTGAGGATCAACTTGGAGAATCTGCAGAGCTAGTACCTATTGCGGGTGAAGTGGTTTTACCTTCACGGCAAATACTGAAAACCTTACTCACTTTTGCCCAGCTCGATAATATCAATGACTTGAGGGAACACCTGGATCGTTTGATTGAAAAGGATGATCGGTATTTCACCTTCGCTGACCCGATACTGCAGCTAGCAAAACAATATCGAACGGAAGAAATAGAAACCCTACTCCAAGAGTACTTAGCCCTGGAACAAACAAATGGAGAATAG
- a CDS encoding response regulator gives MENSTEILVVDDTPANLEVISDTLSSAGYHVAAVINGERALKRLQTHPPALILLDIQMPVMDGFETCRQIKANPTTIDIPILFITARTDTKSILQGFEVGAVDYISKPFQEAELLARVNTHLQLRHVNQLYDFERQKVDQLHQLNQQVQAINIHLEEQIKERTLELHHSTAIAKQQAALTDTLSKLQKTQDLDTFFQTTTQEAQRLLDVKPVAFYQFDENWGGSFIDEFRAVKPEWVKIVYSSRQACKDAYLAKLLAHSQKQAASLKQAKNEAEQAKRAKRVFLANMSHELRTPLNCVIGFSQLLLRDHHLTHEQKNRLTRISRSGEHLLSLIDEVLTMAKIEAGDDEVVPKDVNLKSLCAGLHNRFLQQAESKGLQLHIHYEADVPEYIKTDAKKLKQVLTHLLDNALNFTKHGRVELFIQKQDLIPVSQSNDLHFTVKDTGSGIPKDLMRKIFKPFEQNSLTRDIHGGTGVGLSICKKFVQLLGGEITLKSQEGQGTSVHFSIQTEPGKPASELNTQQQQVIGISPDQLSFRILVVEDHPENRHRLVRLLQSAGFEVLEAVNGREAILMNEDWKPHLIWMDLHLPLLNGLEAAQKIKADLHPPVIIALATQAFAEDEAQALAMGCDDSVRKPYQASQIFDKMAQHLGITYRYKILNPSTPSSKPIPLTAENLKKMPQSWVQCLYKAAIRLDEEILDKLLLDIPDEHQSLISSLESLKINYQYDIITETAQAVLRDSSTG, from the coding sequence ATGGAGAATAGTACCGAAATCCTGGTGGTGGATGATACCCCTGCTAATTTAGAGGTTATTTCAGATACTTTATCTTCAGCTGGCTATCATGTTGCAGCAGTGATTAATGGAGAGCGAGCCCTCAAGCGACTGCAAACCCACCCTCCTGCCCTCATTCTCTTGGATATTCAAATGCCGGTCATGGATGGCTTTGAAACCTGTCGTCAAATCAAAGCGAATCCGACAACCATCGACATCCCCATCCTCTTTATTACAGCTCGTACTGATACTAAAAGTATCCTCCAAGGGTTTGAGGTGGGAGCGGTTGATTACATCAGTAAGCCTTTCCAAGAAGCTGAACTCTTAGCTCGGGTGAACACGCACTTGCAGCTTCGCCATGTTAATCAGCTTTATGATTTTGAGCGCCAGAAAGTAGACCAACTACACCAGCTCAATCAGCAGGTCCAGGCTATCAATATCCATCTAGAAGAGCAAATTAAAGAGCGTACACTTGAGCTGCACCATTCGACTGCGATTGCCAAGCAGCAGGCAGCTTTAACCGATACTCTATCCAAGCTGCAAAAAACTCAGGATCTAGACACCTTTTTCCAGACTACGACTCAAGAAGCTCAGCGGTTACTGGATGTAAAGCCAGTGGCATTCTATCAGTTTGATGAAAACTGGGGTGGCTCATTTATCGATGAGTTTAGGGCAGTCAAGCCGGAGTGGGTAAAAATCGTATATTCTTCTCGCCAGGCTTGCAAGGATGCTTATCTTGCAAAATTGTTAGCTCACTCTCAAAAACAAGCTGCATCGCTAAAGCAAGCCAAAAATGAGGCTGAACAGGCCAAACGAGCAAAAAGAGTTTTTCTCGCCAACATGAGTCATGAGCTTCGGACCCCCCTTAACTGTGTGATTGGTTTTAGTCAATTATTGCTCAGGGATCATCATCTAACTCATGAACAAAAAAATCGGCTCACCAGGATTAGCCGCAGCGGTGAGCATTTACTTTCTTTAATTGACGAAGTGCTCACCATGGCCAAAATTGAAGCAGGGGATGATGAGGTTGTTCCTAAAGATGTCAATCTCAAGAGCTTATGTGCAGGTTTACACAATCGTTTCTTGCAACAAGCGGAATCCAAGGGTCTACAACTCCACATTCATTATGAAGCCGATGTTCCTGAGTACATCAAAACCGATGCGAAAAAGCTCAAGCAAGTACTCACTCATCTGCTAGACAATGCGCTTAATTTTACGAAACATGGCAGGGTGGAACTCTTCATCCAGAAGCAAGATTTGATTCCAGTCTCCCAATCGAATGACTTGCACTTTACTGTCAAGGACACGGGTTCTGGTATTCCTAAAGATCTGATGAGAAAGATCTTTAAGCCCTTTGAACAAAATTCCCTCACCCGAGATATTCATGGCGGTACTGGAGTAGGTTTGTCTATTTGCAAAAAATTTGTCCAACTTCTGGGGGGAGAGATTACCCTTAAAAGTCAGGAGGGTCAGGGGACAAGTGTTCATTTTTCTATTCAGACTGAGCCTGGAAAACCAGCTTCTGAGCTAAATACCCAACAGCAGCAGGTGATCGGTATCTCCCCAGATCAGCTTTCTTTTCGAATCTTGGTTGTCGAAGATCATCCTGAGAATCGACACAGATTAGTGCGACTCTTACAATCTGCTGGCTTTGAAGTCCTTGAAGCAGTCAATGGTCGTGAGGCAATCCTAATGAATGAGGATTGGAAACCACATCTAATCTGGATGGATTTGCACCTCCCTCTACTCAATGGCCTAGAAGCAGCTCAAAAGATTAAGGCAGATCTCCATCCTCCTGTGATTATTGCCTTAGCAACTCAAGCTTTTGCTGAGGATGAAGCACAGGCATTGGCTATGGGGTGTGATGACTCTGTGCGTAAACCCTATCAAGCATCTCAGATTTTTGACAAGATGGCCCAGCATTTGGGGATCACGTACCGATACAAAATCCTCAATCCATCCACTCCATCATCTAAGCCTATTCCCCTCACAGCTGAGAATCTCAAAAAAATGCCCCAATCATGGGTGCAGTGCCTTTATAAGGCTGCGATTCGGTTAGATGAAGAAATACTTGATAAGTTGCTTTTAGATATTCCAGATGAACACCAATCCCTAATATCTTCATTGGAGTCTTTAAAAATCAACTATCAATATGACATCATCACGGAGACAGCCCAGGCTGTACTGAGAGATTCATCAACAGGATAA
- a CDS encoding V4R domain-containing protein — protein MVFTSTITASADSNSNQSGYSYKQSYPHKLNHYRFEDFFSFNRSEGTIDDWHESRNILASEDFIVALIEGLEQEVGSASTVVMYNIGHEWGKQDAVFFQNWFEDQFQQPVKKCRPSLALEAWWWPFTSQGWGNWEVDLDNQQNGFMFINIFDSAVARTLGDVGKPVCHIYAGLFAGFFSHLVQKDLGCIETQCYAMGETYCKFLLGKQDRIDAAAFWQNEGATARDIETKLQGGEYLA, from the coding sequence ATGGTTTTTACTTCAACCATAACCGCTAGTGCTGATTCAAATAGCAATCAGTCGGGTTATTCCTATAAACAGTCCTACCCTCACAAGCTGAACCACTATCGATTTGAAGACTTCTTCTCTTTTAATCGTTCGGAAGGCACTATCGATGACTGGCATGAATCTCGCAATATTCTGGCGAGTGAAGATTTTATTGTGGCCCTGATCGAAGGTTTAGAACAGGAAGTCGGTAGTGCTTCAACGGTCGTGATGTATAACATCGGTCACGAATGGGGAAAGCAAGACGCGGTCTTTTTCCAAAACTGGTTTGAAGACCAATTCCAACAACCAGTGAAAAAATGCCGCCCTTCCCTGGCTTTAGAAGCCTGGTGGTGGCCTTTTACCAGTCAAGGCTGGGGCAATTGGGAAGTTGATTTGGATAACCAGCAAAACGGTTTTATGTTTATCAACATTTTCGATTCTGCGGTTGCTCGAACATTGGGGGATGTCGGAAAGCCTGTTTGCCATATCTATGCGGGATTATTTGCTGGCTTCTTTAGTCATCTGGTTCAAAAAGACCTTGGTTGCATTGAAACCCAATGCTATGCCATGGGTGAAACCTACTGCAAGTTCTTGCTGGGTAAACAAGATCGTATTGATGCTGCCGCATTCTGGCAAAACGAAGGGGCCACAGCTCGGGATATCGAAACCAAACTTCAGGGTGGAGAATACCTAGCATGA